One genomic window of Methanosarcina acetivorans C2A includes the following:
- the katG gene encoding catalase/peroxidase HPI yields the protein MTDDKMNSVTSGANKQETGRDMSNRDWWPNHLKLEILHQHSSKSNPMGEDFNYAKEFKSLDLAAVKKDLAALMTDSQDWWPADFGHYGPLFIRMAWHSAGTYRAGDGRGGGGRGQQRFAPLNSWPDNVNLDKARRLLWPIKQKYGRKISWADLMILTGNVAMETMGFKTFGFGGGREDVWEPDQDVYWGSEDTWLGDERYTGDRDLENPLAAVQMGLIYVNPEGPNGNPDPIAAAKDIREVFARMAMNDEETVALIAGGHAFGKTHGAGPASHVGPEPEAASIEAQGLGWKSSFGTGKGDDTITGGLEVTWTNTPTKWSNNFFRILFGYEWELTKSPAGAYQWKPKGGAGAGTIPDAHDPSKRHAPSMMTTDLSLRFDPVYEKISRHFYENPGQLADSFARAWFKLTHRDMGPRARYLGPEVPAEELIWQDPIPAVNHELIDEKDIAFLKDRILASGLSISQLVSTAWVSASTFRGSDKRGGANGARIRLAPQKDWEVNQPAELAKVLNTLEGIQSEFNSAASGGKKVSLADLIVLAGCAGVEQAAKNAGYDVTVPFLPGRMDALQEQTDVVSFALLEPIADGFRNYLKAQYPLPAEELLVDKAQLLTLTAPEMTVLVGGMRVLNTNFGHTQHGVFTQKPEALTNDFFVNLLDMGTEWKAVSDVKDIFEGCDRKTGEVKWTGTRVDLIFGSNSQLRALAEVYGSADAQEKFVQDFVAAWTKVMNLDRFDLA from the coding sequence ATGACTGACGACAAAATGAATTCTGTAACGAGCGGAGCAAACAAACAAGAAACCGGTAGAGACATGTCGAACCGCGACTGGTGGCCGAACCATTTGAAGCTTGAGATCCTGCACCAGCATTCCTCCAAGTCCAACCCGATGGGCGAGGACTTCAATTACGCGAAGGAGTTCAAGAGCCTAGATCTGGCGGCTGTGAAAAAAGATCTTGCGGCGCTGATGACCGATTCGCAGGACTGGTGGCCGGCGGATTTTGGCCATTATGGCCCTTTGTTTATTCGCATGGCATGGCACAGCGCAGGCACTTATCGCGCCGGTGACGGCCGCGGCGGCGGCGGTAGAGGCCAGCAACGCTTCGCGCCGCTCAACAGTTGGCCGGACAATGTCAACCTGGACAAAGCGCGTCGTCTGCTCTGGCCGATCAAGCAGAAGTATGGCCGGAAAATTTCATGGGCCGACCTTATGATTCTTACGGGCAACGTCGCAATGGAAACTATGGGATTCAAAACGTTTGGTTTCGGGGGCGGTCGCGAGGACGTCTGGGAGCCGGACCAGGACGTCTATTGGGGCTCTGAGGACACGTGGCTGGGTGATGAACGCTACACCGGCGACCGGGACCTCGAAAATCCGCTCGCTGCCGTGCAGATGGGGCTGATCTATGTCAATCCGGAAGGCCCGAACGGCAATCCGGATCCGATAGCGGCGGCCAAAGATATCCGCGAGGTTTTCGCTCGCATGGCCATGAACGACGAAGAGACCGTTGCGCTCATCGCTGGCGGTCACGCCTTCGGAAAAACCCACGGTGCCGGCCCTGCGTCCCATGTCGGGCCTGAGCCAGAAGCGGCCAGTATCGAGGCGCAAGGTCTCGGTTGGAAGAGCAGCTTCGGCACTGGCAAAGGCGATGACACGATCACCGGCGGCCTGGAGGTCACCTGGACCAACACACCAACGAAGTGGAGTAACAACTTCTTCAGGATCCTGTTCGGCTACGAGTGGGAATTGACGAAGAGCCCGGCCGGTGCATATCAGTGGAAACCTAAAGGTGGCGCAGGTGCCGGCACGATTCCGGACGCCCACGACCCTTCCAAGCGTCACGCGCCAAGCATGATGACCACTGACCTTTCCTTGAGGTTCGACCCCGTCTACGAAAAGATTTCAAGGCACTTCTACGAGAACCCGGGTCAATTAGCGGACTCATTCGCCCGCGCATGGTTCAAGCTGACTCACCGCGACATGGGTCCGCGCGCCCGCTATCTCGGTCCGGAGGTTCCTGCCGAAGAGCTCATCTGGCAAGACCCAATCCCCGCGGTCAATCACGAGTTGATCGATGAGAAGGATATTGCCTTCCTCAAGGACAGGATCCTTGCCTCAGGGCTGTCGATCTCGCAACTGGTTTCGACCGCCTGGGTGTCGGCGTCCACCTTCCGTGGCTCCGACAAACGTGGCGGTGCAAACGGCGCACGAATTCGCCTCGCGCCGCAGAAGGATTGGGAAGTCAACCAACCAGCCGAACTGGCGAAAGTGCTGAACACTCTCGAGGGTATCCAGAGCGAGTTCAACAGCGCGGCCTCCGGTGGCAAGAAGGTATCGCTTGCTGACCTGATAGTTCTGGCTGGTTGTGCAGGCGTCGAGCAGGCTGCGAAGAATGCTGGTTACGATGTGACTGTTCCCTTCTTGCCGGGGCGCATGGATGCCTTGCAGGAGCAGACCGATGTTGTCTCCTTCGCTTTACTCGAACCGATCGCGGATGGCTTCCGCAACTATCTCAAGGCCCAGTACCCCTTACCGGCCGAGGAGTTGCTGGTTGACAAGGCGCAATTGCTGACTCTGACCGCACCAGAGATGACGGTGCTTGTTGGCGGCATGCGCGTGCTGAACACCAACTTCGGACATACCCAGCACGGCGTTTTTACCCAGAAGCCGGAAGCGCTAACCAACGACTTCTTCGTGAACCTGCTCGACATGGGTACGGAATGGAAGGCGGTATCGGACGTCAAGGACATATTTGAAGGGTGCGATCGCAAGACTGGCGAAGTCAAGTGGACCGGCACGCGTGTCGATCTCATCTTCGGTTCTAACTCCCAGCTCCGGGCTCTTGCCGAGGTCTACGGAAGCGCGGATGCGCAGGAGAAGTTTGTTCAGGACTTCGTGGCGGCCTGGACCAAGGTAATGAACCTTGATCGCTTCGACCTAGCCTGA
- a CDS encoding Fur family transcriptional regulator yields the protein MSNLQDSDPLIIKALRGKGYKATPQRIAIGQFVLHNHAHPTAQRIYSEVKKVYPTVSLATIYKTVQILKEVGLIQEFNLEKDQARFDPNMEPHAHLVCLQCKSINDCTDPMISEIVDRMSNEVDFSAGEWNFNIFGICSNCRRKKSICD from the coding sequence ATGAGTAACCTTCAGGACTCAGACCCACTCATAATCAAAGCTCTGCGCGGAAAAGGATACAAGGCTACACCCCAGAGAATAGCGATCGGTCAATTTGTTCTCCACAATCATGCCCATCCAACGGCTCAGAGAATTTATAGCGAGGTCAAGAAGGTCTATCCAACAGTCAGTCTTGCAACAATATATAAAACTGTTCAAATCTTGAAAGAGGTAGGTTTGATCCAGGAATTCAATTTAGAGAAAGATCAGGCCAGATTTGATCCCAATATGGAGCCACACGCGCATCTGGTTTGCCTCCAATGCAAAAGCATCAATGACTGCACAGACCCCATGATTTCTGAAATTGTGGATCGAATGTCAAATGAAGTAGATTTTTCTGCTGGAGAATGGAATTTTAACATATTTGGCATTTGCAGCAACTGTAGACGGAAAAAGAGTATATGTGACTGA
- a CDS encoding transposase yields the protein MGKGNIAIDKSMIKTIVDGKIIIPLPKVLVGNRYYPMFSIFSPTQCDSCGSKLHVNSHHTRFIISRYGTISLNVTYWLCPTCKKHYHDQVIGVQGSANYSSEYYDTQINVRYDGRCSLHNSRRIGETYTEGVINVCGRAPCPTSLWLYEQKLAKLSKQELLNQGVSFEETLYVDGNWIKNGWKKKLEEFIGTKLTKKEWKKMRYKSVYVVATKEKVILDFEVTERLPTIEALMPLFIRIKNRFPEDKIKKIVSDEDKAIIGAVKMVFPEVTHSFCVFHQLKNVSKRYYEEFSSIEEIPDNDKITYNEISQLILSDTVISAVAHIQKIREFNSDLELSEASHKAISYAEEIFSKNVSFLKKGFTPETDNTMEQIFSLICDIVDKARSFKTNNGLTNFCYNLFTFFNKRCFSTGKWKGFSPLMRARFQYG from the coding sequence ATGGGAAAAGGAAACATTGCAATAGATAAATCAATGATAAAAACGATAGTTGACGGCAAAATAATAATTCCTTTGCCAAAAGTTTTGGTTGGAAATCGATACTATCCCATGTTCTCTATATTCTCCCCTACTCAGTGTGATAGTTGTGGAAGTAAATTACATGTTAACTCTCATCACACTCGTTTTATTATATCACGTTACGGCACTATATCTCTCAATGTTACATACTGGCTTTGTCCCACTTGTAAGAAACATTATCATGATCAGGTTATTGGTGTTCAGGGTTCTGCAAATTACAGTTCTGAATATTATGATACACAAATAAATGTCAGATACGATGGACGATGCAGTCTGCACAATTCTCGGCGAATTGGGGAAACATATACAGAAGGAGTAATAAATGTCTGTGGAAGAGCTCCTTGTCCCACTTCATTGTGGTTATATGAACAGAAACTAGCAAAACTTTCAAAGCAAGAACTTTTGAACCAAGGAGTTAGCTTTGAAGAAACATTGTATGTTGATGGGAATTGGATCAAGAATGGATGGAAAAAAAAGCTTGAAGAATTTATTGGAACGAAACTCACAAAGAAAGAATGGAAAAAAATGCGATATAAATCTGTTTACGTTGTTGCTACCAAAGAGAAGGTCATTTTAGATTTTGAAGTAACTGAGAGGTTACCAACAATTGAGGCTCTGATGCCTCTTTTTATACGAATAAAGAACCGATTTCCTGAAGATAAAATCAAAAAGATTGTTTCTGATGAGGATAAAGCGATCATTGGAGCCGTAAAAATGGTCTTTCCTGAAGTGACTCATTCTTTTTGTGTGTTTCATCAATTAAAAAACGTTAGTAAGAGGTATTATGAGGAATTCAGTTCTATTGAAGAGATTCCAGATAACGATAAGATTACCTACAATGAGATATCTCAATTGATACTTTCTGATACGGTTATCAGTGCTGTTGCGCATATTCAGAAGATACGAGAATTTAACTCTGATCTTGAACTTTCTGAAGCGTCTCATAAAGCGATTTCTTATGCCGAAGAGATTTTCAGCAAGAATGTGAGCTTCTTGAAAAAAGGTTTTACACCTGAGACAGATAATACAATGGAACAGATATTTTCTTTGATATGTGATATAGTAGACAAAGCGAGGTCATTCAAAACCAATAATGGACTAACTAATTTTTGTTACAATCTATTTACTTTTTTCAACAAACGGTGTTTCAGCACTGGAAAATGGAAAGGTTTCTCACCTTTAATGAGAGCAAGATTCCAATATGGATAA
- a CDS encoding catalase-related domain-containing protein, with product MKIFKTKDFTQAGERYRSLDKIGQEHMIGKLVGDLSHVTIPAIQRRENENSRQADETLQHL from the coding sequence TTGAAGATCTTCAAAACAAAAGACTTTACCCAGGCTGGAGAAAGGTATCGGTCGCTTGACAAGATAGGGCAGGAACATATGATTGGTAAACTTGTGGGCGACCTGAGCCACGTCACCATTCCAGCTATTCAGAGACGTGAAAACGAAAACTCACGGCAGGCTGATGAGACTTTGCAGCATCTGTAG
- a CDS encoding DNA polymerase Y family protein gives MGISKVEELANCDIQRLTERFGKMGLRLKQAAHGLDFSEIEESGEAIKSIIWSSTFKENTNDPIKIAGYLEMLAESVHKSLFKHRLYFLRSPAPLLPKNSVIFGGWKC, from the coding sequence ATGGGAATAAGCAAAGTTGAAGAGCTTGCGAACTGCGATATCCAGAGGCTTACTGAAAGGTTCGGGAAAATGGGTCTCCGGTTGAAACAGGCGGCACATGGTCTGGATTTCAGTGAAATTGAGGAAAGTGGGGAAGCTATAAAATCAATTATCTGGAGCAGTACTTTTAAGGAGAACACAAACGATCCAATAAAAATAGCGGGGTATTTAGAGATGCTTGCTGAGAGCGTGCACAAATCTCTCTTTAAGCATCGATTATATTTTTTAAGATCTCCGGCCCCCCTCCTTCCCAAAAATTCGGTAATTTTCGGAGGCTGGAAATGTTAA
- a CDS encoding PAS domain S-box protein, translating to MNAKVEQTPATNQNLVLSVDNNGTIIHSNEASEPILKEWGVSVGEKLPSSIVDLVQRVISRNSPEKTEVKVGNKLYLVVFSPLPEEQRVSISGFDISDQKEFEKGMVSETREKAERDTLVEELRKSEKKYRTLFDTIDEGFCVIEVLFDEADCPIDYRFLEINASFERQTGIKNAVGRRMREIAPEHEEHWFQIYGNVALTGEPVRFENPAIALGHFYDVYAFRTGDPDHRRVGILFNDIAKRKRAEEMLRESAERQAFLLQLSDALRPLFDPIEIQAVATRVLGEHLGIARVAYGEVTDDDTFIVFERNYVAPGVPLVTGRFRMADFGPSLLSALKEGRTIVVPDLASSTELSEAERSGYANLGIASLMGVPLVKGGRFVAELVVHHTAPRQWSPAEVALIEETAERTWAAVERAKAEEALKESEERFRTLSETSPIGVGVSSAESKIIYTNPAYDRILGYNPSELIGRNSTDVYWNPEERKSWCRTLKDKGVVRDFETKFKKKDGTPVWVSINTSPISFGGRKAAMGTIQDISERKQAEEALRESELKFRTLSNTLEEKVKERTVELEKAYKFLQEIDIIRKQEIHHRIKNNLQVISSLLDLQAEKFRGKKNIEDSKILEAFKESQDRVISMALIHEELHKSGEIDTLNFSAYIHELSGNLFLSYRLGNDGISLDMDIEEDIFFDMDTSVPLGMIVNELVSNSLKHAFSDRDKGEIRIKLHRKKNRESDIEDCCIAFILSVSDNGIGIPKDLEIEDIESLGLQLVTTLIDQLDGELELKRDDGTEFIVRFSITERDNQANSPTQQFNEF from the coding sequence ATGAACGCTAAAGTGGAACAAACCCCAGCAACGAATCAAAATCTTGTTCTCAGTGTAGATAATAATGGTACTATTATTCACTCAAATGAAGCGAGTGAGCCTATATTAAAAGAATGGGGTGTAAGTGTAGGAGAAAAACTACCTTCGAGTATCGTAGATCTTGTACAAAGGGTAATCTCCCGAAATAGCCCTGAGAAAACTGAAGTTAAAGTGGGAAATAAGCTATATTTGGTTGTTTTTTCTCCCTTACCTGAAGAACAACGCGTAAGTATCTCTGGATTCGATATAAGTGACCAGAAAGAATTCGAAAAGGGTATGGTAAGTGAAACTCGAGAGAAAGCAGAACGGGATACCTTGGTGGAAGAATTAAGGAAGAGCGAAAAGAAGTACCGCACTCTCTTCGACACGATTGACGAAGGCTTCTGTGTGATCGAAGTGTTGTTTGATGAAGCAGACTGCCCTATTGACTACCGCTTTCTGGAAATCAACGCCTCTTTCGAGAGGCAGACAGGCATCAAGAACGCTGTTGGGCGACGGATGCGAGAGATTGCCCCCGAGCACGAAGAGCATTGGTTTCAGATCTACGGGAACGTCGCCCTAACGGGCGAGCCCGTACGCTTCGAGAATCCGGCTATTGCTCTCGGTCACTTCTACGACGTCTACGCCTTTCGCACCGGCGATCCCGATCACCGGCGGGTAGGTATCCTCTTCAACGACATCGCCAAGCGCAAGCGGGCAGAGGAGATGCTGCGGGAGAGCGCGGAGAGGCAGGCGTTCCTGCTGCAGCTCTCCGACGCCCTGCGGCCGCTCTTCGATCCTATCGAGATCCAGGCGGTGGCAACCCGCGTCCTCGGCGAGCACCTGGGCATCGCCCGCGTGGCCTACGGGGAGGTCACGGATGATGATACGTTCATCGTCTTCGAACGCAACTACGTCGCGCCTGGCGTCCCGTTGGTCACCGGTAGGTTCCGGATGGCCGACTTTGGTCCGAGCCTCCTCTCTGCGCTAAAAGAGGGGCGCACCATCGTCGTGCCGGACCTCGCATCCTCGACCGAACTTTCGGAGGCTGAACGGTCGGGATACGCGAATCTTGGCATTGCCTCCCTGATGGGGGTGCCGCTGGTCAAGGGCGGCCGGTTTGTGGCGGAGCTCGTCGTCCATCATACTGCCCCACGACAGTGGTCTCCAGCGGAGGTAGCACTCATCGAGGAGACGGCTGAGCGTACTTGGGCGGCGGTCGAACGGGCAAAAGCCGAAGAAGCTTTGAAAGAGAGTGAAGAGCGTTTTAGAACACTTAGTGAAACATCCCCAATTGGGGTAGGTGTGAGCTCAGCAGAGAGCAAAATTATTTACACCAATCCTGCATATGATCGGATTTTAGGTTATAATCCTAGCGAGCTTATCGGTAGGAACTCCACGGATGTCTATTGGAACCCCGAAGAGAGAAAGTCATGGTGTCGTACTTTGAAAGATAAGGGAGTAGTCCGGGATTTTGAGACAAAGTTCAAGAAAAAGGATGGTACGCCAGTTTGGGTTTCCATAAATACTTCACCTATTTCCTTTGGGGGCAGGAAAGCAGCGATGGGTACGATTCAGGATATCAGCGAGCGCAAGCAGGCCGAGGAGGCGCTACGCGAATCAGAACTAAAATTCCGTACCTTATCAAACACTTTAGAAGAGAAAGTTAAAGAACGTACAGTTGAGCTTGAGAAAGCTTATAAGTTTTTGCAAGAAATCGATATTATTCGCAAACAGGAAATTCACCATCGCATTAAGAACAATCTTCAGGTTATTTCTTCCCTTCTCGACCTTCAGGCTGAAAAGTTTAGAGGCAAGAAGAATATTGAAGATTCAAAAATTCTGGAAGCTTTCAAAGAAAGTCAAGACCGTGTCATTTCTATGGCTCTTATCCATGAGGAATTACACAAAAGTGGAGAAATCGATACTCTTAACTTTTCTGCATATATACACGAACTTTCTGGTAATTTATTTCTCTCCTATAGGCTTGGAAATGATGGCATAAGCCTGGATATGGATATAGAAGAAGACATTTTCTTTGATATGGATACATCTGTTCCACTAGGTATGATCGTTAATGAACTTGTCTCCAATTCTCTAAAACATGCATTTTCTGACAGGGATAAAGGAGAAATTAGAATTAAGCTCCACAGAAAGAAAAATAGAGAATCCGATATAGAAGACTGCTGTATCGCTTTCATTCTGTCTGTTTCAGACAATGGTATAGGTATTCCAAAAGATCTTGAAATCGAAGATATTGAAAGTCTGGGGCTTCAGTTGGTAACTACTCTCATAGACCAGTTAGATGGGGAACTTGAGCTGAAAAGGGATGATGGGACTGAGTTCATTGTTAGGTTTTCTATCACAGAAAGGGATAATCAGGCAAATTCTCCAACACAACAGTTTAATGAGTTTTGA